ACACTGGTCATTGCAATGGTATCCGAACCACATTGCAACTCTCCTCCGAGGCTAATATGATGGGCTAGAATGACATCCAAGATGTTTCCTCAGTCCCACTAGGGAGTCAGGCCAAGTGGATTTAATTATGCAAGCATTATAGGATATATGtggtattttgatgagatcaTCAGTGATGAGTTGGTAAGTTATTTAATATTCTAGTAGTTTTACATCACAATAGTAGGGAAAATATATAATTGCCTACGTGTTACAGTTTATAGTGTAGACTAAAGCATTTTAGGCCTTGTCATAAGACACGTCCATGTAGATACTGGATTAGTATGTTTGCTTGGTCAACATAACATGACTGGAATATCCATTTAATTATGCCCATAATGCCTAAAGCAtccttgttataatttttttaattctgtATCATGCAACTTCCTTTGCAAGGTCTTCAGATGAACTATATATGTTTGTTTGTTTTAGTACTGGACACTGCTGCTGGAGTTTGGTGTGACACAAAGTCTGTTGTTACAAGTCCCAGAACAGGAAGATACAGTGTTGATGCAGCTGGTGGAGATGCTTCTGTTGAGCTAACACGGCGTTGTAGGCATGCAGCTGCTGCAGTTGGAGATCTAATTTTTGTTCATGGAGGTTTACGTGGAGGTAAGAATTGGAAGTGATATTTTTAACATCAATGTTAGTTTTAACAAATATAAAGTAGTAATATGTTAACTGATACTACCCCAGTCTTGCTGATCTGCTTGTTCATGACATTGTGTGAAGTATTATGGTTTGTCTTATGAGCATTCATGCTTGTCATCTCCGTCTTAATTTTAATCTTATAAGCATTCATCCCTGTAGTTTCTTTTTTACCTTGGTTAGTTGTTCTCCATAGTATTAATTCCTTTCCTATTTAATAATGCAGTCCTTGTAGCATTGGTAGGAGTTTAAATATTTGTTAGTGAGAATGAAAAACTTGTTAGGACTGGTAAGTATTTAGAAGTCCTAATTAGATTCAAACTACTTGGTGTAGTTTCCAACAGAACTAACACGTAGTCTTTCTGCCGCATAATAAATGGAGGCTGGAATGGTTGACTTATCGAGTATTGCATGGCACCGAGTCTTTCTGAAACtgctgacatatatatatatatatgtatatgtatatgtatatgcaaggttcgtcgtaccatacCGTACTGGCATTTTGACCCGAGctcagtatggtacggtaccggtgtactgagcggtacatcagggtgtaccgaacaattctATATTattcatactgtagcactgctatagtgctacatTATAGTACTGTAGCGGTACTAGACGATCCGCATACCGATaacttgtcggaccggtatgtactgcccggtacggaCCGTAtgtttcggtatggcagaccttgtgtatatgtatatgtgtatgtatatctgtatgtgtatatatgtatgtatatatatatatatatatatatatatatatatatatatatatatatatatatatatatatatatatatatatatatatatatatatatatatatatatatataaaagctgtTTAGGCAAGTAGAATGAAGAGAGCAGAAAGGATGAGGAATTTACATATTTAAcaagcataatgattttacatttAAACACATTATTAGATTTGAAAGTTTTAACAAACAAGTGCTTGTAAAAATTGTGAAATTGAAATCTTGATCGGTGCAGGAGGTAACTTGTAGAAGCTGGATCTGAACCGGAATATTTTTGAGCCATGTGATCATACATTGGACACATCTTTTTTGACCGATCTATTTGTCCATGCCTTGACTGACTTACCATTTATACTCCTATTTTGCTTTGCAATGCCCTTCGAAGCTTTAAAACCATTTAAGCTTTTTGTTTATCTAGTTTTCCATAGACTAAGGTACAACATGAGCATGTGTTAAGCACTCACATGATCTGCATTGGAGTTCCTCAGGAATTTAGATACTGTAAATACAACGTGATGATGTTTAGTGCTAGTATAACTGTTACATTTTTGTTATAATGACAGCAATTGTTTCAAATCCTACTTGATTGCTTCTAGTTTGTAAGTGATTCATACATATGGTTGGATATTCCCAATTAGTATCAACTGGAAAATTTGGACTTTCAATCAGATATTATGCCCTCCTATCAGTGGAACAAATGGTAATTTTCAAATAATTTGTTAGTAAATTTAAGGACTGCTGGCAGATATGCCATAGGTAACTCTTCCATTTCCACCTGTGAGATGCCATTTTGTCTCAAACTGTTTGTCATGACTCACAAAGCAGATGCTTTTCTAACTCGTCCTGTCATGTTGTACATGTCCTTGCACACTGGCTTTTGTTATATTTGGATTGTATTCTTGTGATGCACGTTTATGTCTGATCTTATTGTTCTTTCTGATGGTGATAATCATCACAAATTTTGTCGCTTCATTTTTTAGCTAGATCATGAATTTTACTGCAGGTATGCTTCTTGATGATCTACTTGTTGCCGAAGATCTGGCTGCTGCTGAAACAACAAGTGCAGCTTCCCatgctgcagctgcagctgctgctgcaAATGTACTAGGAAGATCACCGGGAGGATACATTTTCTCCAATGAAAGATCAAGACATACTATTCCTGAAGCGGTCCCTGATGGTGCAGTTGTGCTTGGAACTCCTGTGGCTCCTCCTGTCAATGGGGATACATACACTGACATAAGCTCTGATAATGTTATTCTCCTGGGACCTAGGTAGTATATCAGTTAGGATTaagatttatcttgatttttttcgtTTTGACTTAATATTACAGTATTATTGGAGTTTTGTTGCAAATTGCTAAATTGCTCTACTAcgacaacaacagcaacaataaAACCGTAAGACAGAATTTTCTAGAATTTGTTGGAACCATTACTTAGGACTTATTTTGGTTCAGGAGACTGGGAAAAGGTGTTGAGTACTTGGTTGAAGCCTCAGCAGCAGAGGCCGTGGCAATAAGTGCTGCTTTAGCTGCTGCCAAGGCACGACAAGTCAATGGACAAATCGAGCAATTGcctgatcaagatcgtgattcagAGGCTACCCCTGGTGAGAAACAGGTCTCGAACCTGAGTAAAGCTTCAGATCCTTCTTTACCAAATAATGTCACACCCGCTGGTGTTCGACTACATCACAGAGCGGTCAGTACACAAAGAAGATCCCATGCTTTAACCTATGTTTGTCATCTGGTACAAATGATAACTACAAcaggaaaagaacagaacttcttTCTTGGTCTGTGTAATTTACCATGAACTTTCTGCAGGTGGTTGTAGCTGCAGAGACAGGTGGTGCTTTGGGTGGTATGGTCAGGCAGCTCTCAATTGATCAGTTTGAAAATGAAGGCAGAAGGGTCAGCTATGGCACTCCTGAGAGTGCAACTGCAGCTAGGAAATTATTAGATCGACAAATGTCTATCAATAGTGTGCCAAAAAAGGTAACACTGAATTTATAAGGCATTTACTTCAGTACAAATGCTTCTCTCTCCAAAAATATGAACCGAGGGATCATAATCTTTGCCTACATTAGGTGGTGCTATGGAGTGACCAGTTAATATATAAGGTACAAATTTATCATTCTAGCAGTTATGATACAGTTATGTGACTCTGCTGCTGAGCCTGAGCAGTAAAGAGTCTGAGGAGGGGCAGAAGAGCGGGATAGGAGGAGGAGAACAGGAGGTGAGGTGGGAGAGGTGGCGgtagaggagaagaggaggtggaggagagtcCCGGACGACGGGTGGCGGCTCGAAGTTTCATTTTAGCCATAGAAACGAAAATGTTCTTTGGTGTACCATAGCATAACCCATTTTATAATGCAATAAAGAGCTATATTCGGCATGTAATCTTCATGAAGTCTTGCAATTTTGGCTTGATATTTATGAACCAGTTATCGATCATTGGATGCTATGTTGAATATGTATCTTGCACACAGTGACTTAATCTCAtgctctcaacatataggttattgCGCATCTATTAAAACCTCGTGGCTGGAAGCCTCCTGTACGCAGGCAGTTCTTCTTAGACTGCAATGAAATTGCTGATCTCTGTGATAGTGCAGAAAGAATATTCACTAGTGAACCAAGTGTTCTACAAATTAAAGCTCCTGTCAAAATCTTTGGTGATTTACATGGTCAGTTTGGAGATCTCATGCGTCTATTtgatgagtatggtgctccttcaaCAGCAGGGGACATATCGtaagtatttttaattttattaggtACATTAATTGTAAGTCAATAGAATTCCTGTAATAGAAGGTTTTTCTGGAAGTTATCTAATAAAATATAAGTATGTTTCTTTAAGTTGGTCTAAGACACAATCAAGCTTTTTTTATCTTTCTGGGCTTGTTGCTTTGTTACATTGTTTGATACTTAAGACACCAAGTTTGATCAATCCATTCTACCTGTCTGGCATATATTGCAGTGCAAATAGCTACTAGTTTTTCACCAACAGTTCTCAACATGATAAGAGTGCAATTTTCTGTCTTGAAGTATCTTTTGTTTGTTCATTTTCCTGTGCTCTGCTTGTAATATTGTATTATCGTTGCCACTTTCAGTTATATTGATTATCTCTTCTTGGGTGATTATGTTGATCGTGGCCAGCATAGTCTGGAAACTATTGCTCTTCTCCTTGCATTGAAGGTAGTTTTTATGACACATGCAAGTTCTTAGAGATTCAATCTTCTACTTgtgaatttttttaagaaaatagtCTGTCTACCAAACTAaaccaaatatttatcattgatattGCAGGTTGAGTGTCCTCACAATGTACATTTAATTCGTGGAAACCATGAGGCAGCAGATATTAATGCTTTATTTGGGTTCCGGACTGAGTGCATTGAGCGCATGGTAATTATGTTTATCCTCGTCTTTTACCATTGTGATTATTTGAGAAAGCTTGTTCCATATCATGATTTGTCATCATGTGGAAACAGGGAGAACGAGATGGAATCTGGTGTTGGCACCGCATTAATCGATTGTTCAATTGGCTACCTTTATCTGCTTTAATTGAGAAGAAAATCATCTGCATGCATGGTGGCATCGGTCGGTCCATAAATCATGTAGAGCAGATTGCAAATCTTCAACGGCCTATCACAATGGAAACAGGATCAGTAGTTCTTATGGATCTTCTATGGTAATTATTTTAATAGTTAAAATTAAATGAGTACTATCTGATATTTGTTATAGTTTATCTATAAATAATTGTTTTTTGTTGTTATTCATGCAGGTCTGATCCTACAGAAAATGACAGCGTCGAGGGGTTAAGGCCAAATGCTAGGGGTCCAGGCTTGGTTACTTTTGGGGTTAGTGATTTAGGTCTGGCTTATTTTACTTTTTATTCTGCTACTGTGTGCTTATTTCGAGATTTTAATGCCTGGGGCAGCCTGACCGTGTTATGGAGTTCTGCAATAATAATGACCTCCAGTTGATAATACGAGCACACGAGTGTGTCATGGATGGTTTTGAGCGCTTTGCTCAGGGTCATTTGATTACTCTTTTCTCGGCAACTAATTATTGTGGTAAGGATCCATCTTTGGCATGCATAGTAGTCAGTTTAGATGTTCTTTCTTCTAATTTTCTTTTGGTCCATATACAGGAACTGCAAATAATGCAGGGGCAATCCTGGTTTTGGGAAGAGATCTTGTGGTCGTTCCAAAACTAATTCATCCTTTACCACCTGTCATCAATTCACCTGAAACATCACCAGAGCGTCGCATTGAGGATACATGGATGCAGGTGTGACATGGGTTCTTCCACAAGTCCACGGTCTTTGGACCTTTTGATGCTTGCAGTACATTGTAACTATATCTGATTCTATTTACTCGTTTCATGTTTCATCAGGAGCTCAATGCCAACAGACCACCTACACCGACCAGGGGCCGTCCTCAAGTGGCAAATGATCGAGGTTCTCTGGCCTGGATATAGTAATCATCTCCAGTGATGCAGTCATCGCTCTTCTTTGATCGGAGGCCGCTGGTGGAGGTTTAACTGACCTTTCTCAGTTTGAATCAAGGGAATCTGAGTGTAGGAGCTAACCAGTCTAAATAGTTTGGCGTAGGAGGCTGAATCTGAGGATGCTAAGTAGCTGGTCTGAGCCATTTAGCACATCGGATGGTTGATTTGCTTCATCAGGGAAGAGATCGATTTGAAGTTGCCCGAGTGGTTGTGGAGCTTAACCTCTATATATTCTGCAGTTGGATAAGGTGAGTGCACGTGGTCTCGCGTCACCCATTTATTTATATCACACATAGGCTTATTGTCTAGGTAATTCTTTCGTATGTTCATCTCTCTTCTTCGGAAAGATGGTGTTTTCGACGATCTCTACGGGAAATCTTGTATGATAGATTTTTCCTTACTAGCAGCACTTCTCCACTGTAATTATAAGGTTTTGAGTGATGTTCACCTTTGAGGATGATCCTTATCAGATAATTTTTTTTGGTCTATGAAACTATTTTTCATATAAGGCTATGGGATATTATTTCTTGAGCAATAATAAGTCATCTGAGTTTGTTTGATCGTTATTGCATTTGCTATTCACACTGCTCGGTTTTCATATAAGGCTATGGGTTATAAAGTTGTTTCTCGTTTGTTGCATCCAAGTCGGATTTCATAAGCTTAATAcaagttttatttttttgaaaaaagaaaGGTAAATCATTCTTTCacgtaaaaaaaaaggaaaaaaaaaaaagacgccGAAGGGTTAGGCAAAGGGGGAGTCTCGCTAAGATTAGCTGGTTCAATTTACACAACAGAATTTGGCCGGCAAAACTTTGATAACCCTATCAGCTTAACACAAGTTACTGAGAGGTGATCTGTGCCAATAATTTGCGGCAGCACAAAAAAACTTGTTCCTCGGCAAGCTCCCACCTCTCGATCATTCTATCGCAGGTGTCTGCTTTTACGTTAGCAGCTCCAAAACTTAGTAAGAAAAGCACAAAACGAGAGTAACTAAGGCATAAAGGGGCTAACTATATAGTATCGTTcgtaattaattatctttgtttttatattttaaaagttagTAAAATATCTAGGTTTATTTATCTTAACGTCGTTGATTTTATTAacagaaacataaaaataaagataaaaaattaattttaatgttcTAATTGGTGGTGGCAAATAACGTCGGTGGTGACAAACGACGGCACTGCTGGGGTTGTGAgtgactgttgtggatgaggagagcgacaGTAAGAGATTAGGGTTACTCTACATCTATGTTGATGCTAACGTAATTATCAAGCGACTTTTTCATCGTTCTATTGGTGGTGGCAAATAACGTCGGTGGCGACAAACGACGGCACTGTTGGGGTTGTGAGtggctgttgtggatgaggagagcgacgGTAAGAGATGAGGGTTACTCTACATCTATGTTGATGCTAACGTAATTGTCTAGCGACTTTTTCATCGTTCTATTTCCATGCCGACGTAGTTGCCAAATGGCTCTTTCGCTATTTCTACGCCTATGTAGTTGCCAAATGGCTCTTTCGCTACTCTACATCTGCGTTGGTGGCCCTTTCATTACTCTACATCTACATCGACATCAACGTAGATAGTGGTAGTCTCATCGTTGACCTGTTGGGTACGTATTCAAAGACAAAAATATACATCCCGAAATTCGACGATGAGTACGCCATTGCACCTGTCGTCGACGTAATTGCTGAGTGATTTTTATCTCTCACCGTCCTCCGCCACcatcaattgaaatattaaaattatatctttGTATTTCTGTCGGTAAAACTGAATTAAAttgatctaaatattttatttttataattataaaaatatcaatataacttttgaaagagataaaaatatcaaaaataactaACACATCTAATTGACCTTAAAAAAGATTATGCATAACAAATAGTTCGAGAAACACATTGAATAGCCATATTCAAAACATTTTGATAATAATCAATAAAACCAATTTTTTCATCAAAACCAAAAGATATGTTTGCCGAAACTAAATCTAACTAATTATTcatgattttttaattaaaataaaaaaagactaatgaggcacccaaaaatttGGATTTGATCTTTTTATACAAGCTTATGTCGGATATTTCTTCTCAATATTCTCGTAAAAGATTTCATTCCTTctcattctttaaatttaaaaatccgATTGAGACAATTACAAGGAGATTCAaatctttttaatttaaaaaaatcataaaatcaacAATTTCGATTCTTCAAAACTAGAAACAAAATCGAATTGTCTGAAATTTTAATTCCGTTTTAAATCAACAAATCACCtaacaaacaaaaacaaaaccaaatcGAACCTAAGTCAGGTTTGTGTAGAGGTTTTGTGCTCCACATGCGGACCCCAAACATTGAAGGATCGAAGGAACAAGGATTCGTAGCAATTTGCATACTTGTGAAGCACAAGAGAGGATAGGGTACCATACATAAAAGACATTTCTGAATTATCATATGAAATCAAACACAATACTCGGGGATACCATTAGGCAACCTGACAAACTTGAGTCGTCCAAGAACAACTCAAGACAATGATAACAAAAAAAGTAATTAAATTGCAAGTTTAAGCAAATTGGCAACAAAATTAGACAGACAAGGTAGCTTAGCGGTATCGGCGAAGCGACAATGTCTGGTTCCTCTTCCAGGTTGCCCTTCGAGATGGTCTGGCCTTGTGATGAAGGTGACCTTTGCCGCGAAGACCCCTGTACTTCTTACCAGCTGAAGTGAGACCACGTAACTCACGGTGCTTGTGAACTCCCTTGCAAATCCAGTTGATCCTAGGGTCGTTGCGAATCGCACCATGAGCCGGATCAATAAGAATAATCTCATAATATTTGTAAGTTGAATCCTGTGTAACATAAAATGCTACAAGTTAATTCATTGAATTAAGTTCAAAACGTGAAGAATGTTCATGAAGATAAAAAGCTAGTAAGTCTAGGATAAAGCAAGATGGCTGACCTCATTGACCCAGTAAGAGTTGAGGACCCTGAGGCCTCCTAACTTTCGACCAGCTCTCTCCTCTGCAACCGAGCGCTTGTTTCTCTGGAACTTGAGCTGAGTGATACCCTGATGCTTGGGCTTTCCATAGACAATACCCTTGGGAACTGGCCTCTTCCTGCCACCGCGTCTAACACGGACTCGGTAAATCACATAACCCTACATGTTAAGAATAAAACATTATTAGCAACATAACAACTGAAGAACAAA
The DNA window shown above is from Musa acuminata AAA Group cultivar baxijiao chromosome BXJ2-4, Cavendish_Baxijiao_AAA, whole genome shotgun sequence and carries:
- the LOC103982958 gene encoding serine/threonine-protein phosphatase BSL3 isoform X1, with translation MEVDSSMPAEPDHDPAAAKHHDPANGTSSPLPASGTASSPVEAQAVAAGPRPAPTFSVVNAIIEKKEDGPGCRCGHTLTAVAAVGEEGTPGYIGPRLILFGGATALEGNSAAPASPAGSAGIRLAGATADVHCYDVLSNKWTRLTPLGEPPSPRAAHVATAVGTMVVIQGGIGPAGLSAEDLQVLDLTQQRPRWHRVVVQGPGPGPRYGHVMALVGQRFLLAIGGNDGKRPLADVWALDTAAKPYEWRKLEPEGEGPPPCMYATASARSDGLLLLCGGRDANGVPLSSAYGLAKHRDGRWEWAIAPGVSPSPRYQHAAVFVNARLHVSGGALGGGRMVEDSSSIAVLDTAAGVWCDTKSVVTSPRTGRYSVDAAGGDASVELTRRCRHAAAAVGDLIFVHGGLRGGMLLDDLLVAEDLAAAETTSAASHAAAAAAAANVLGRSPGGYIFSNERSRHTIPEAVPDGAVVLGTPVAPPVNGDTYTDISSDNVILLGPRRLGKGVEYLVEASAAEAVAISAALAAAKARQVNGQIEQLPDQDRDSEATPGEKQVSNLSKASDPSLPNNVTPAGVRLHHRAVVVAAETGGALGGMVRQLSIDQFENEGRRVSYGTPESATAARKLLDRQMSINSVPKKVIAHLLKPRGWKPPVRRQFFLDCNEIADLCDSAERIFTSEPSVLQIKAPVKIFGDLHGQFGDLMRLFDEYGAPSTAGDISYIDYLFLGDYVDRGQHSLETIALLLALKVECPHNVHLIRGNHEAADINALFGFRTECIERMGERDGIWCWHRINRLFNWLPLSALIEKKIICMHGGIGRSINHVEQIANLQRPITMETGSVVLMDLLWSDPTENDSVEGLRPNARGPGLVTFGPDRVMEFCNNNDLQLIIRAHECVMDGFERFAQGHLITLFSATNYCGTANNAGAILVLGRDLVVVPKLIHPLPPVINSPETSPERRIEDTWMQELNANRPPTPTRGRPQVANDRGSLAWI
- the LOC103982958 gene encoding serine/threonine-protein phosphatase BSL3 isoform X2; the protein is MEVDSSMPAEPDHDPAAAKHHDPANGTSSPLPASGTASSPVEAQAVAAGPRPAPTFSVVNAIIEKKEDGPGCRCGHTLTAVAAVGEEGTPGYIGPRLILFGGATALEGNSAAPASPAGSAGIRLAGATADVHCYDVLSNKWTRLTPLGEPPSPRAAHVATAVGTMVVIQGGIGPAGLSAEDLQVLDLTQQRPRWHRVVVQGPGPGPRYGHVMALVGQRFLLAIGGNDGKRPLADVWALDTAAKPYEWRKLEPEGEGPPPCMYATASARSDGLLLLCGGRDANGVPLSSAYGLAKHRDGRWEWAIAPGVSPSPRYQHAAVFVNARLHVSGGALGGGRMVEDSSSIAVLDTAAGVWCDTKSVVTSPRTGRYSVDAAGGDASVELTRRCRHAAAAVGDLIFVHGGLRGGMLLDDLLVAEDLAAAETTSAASHAAAAAAAANVLGRSPGGYIFSNERSRHTIPEAVPDGAVVLGTPVAPPVNGDTYTDISSDNVILLGPRLGKGVEYLVEASAAEAVAISAALAAAKARQVNGQIEQLPDQDRDSEATPGEKQVSNLSKASDPSLPNNVTPAGVRLHHRAVVVAAETGGALGGMVRQLSIDQFENEGRRVSYGTPESATAARKLLDRQMSINSVPKKVIAHLLKPRGWKPPVRRQFFLDCNEIADLCDSAERIFTSEPSVLQIKAPVKIFGDLHGQFGDLMRLFDEYGAPSTAGDISYIDYLFLGDYVDRGQHSLETIALLLALKVECPHNVHLIRGNHEAADINALFGFRTECIERMGERDGIWCWHRINRLFNWLPLSALIEKKIICMHGGIGRSINHVEQIANLQRPITMETGSVVLMDLLWSDPTENDSVEGLRPNARGPGLVTFGPDRVMEFCNNNDLQLIIRAHECVMDGFERFAQGHLITLFSATNYCGTANNAGAILVLGRDLVVVPKLIHPLPPVINSPETSPERRIEDTWMQELNANRPPTPTRGRPQVANDRGSLAWI
- the LOC135610897 gene encoding large ribosomal subunit protein eL15z-like, whose amino-acid sequence is MGAYKYVSELWRKKQSDVMRFLQRVRCWEYRQLPSIVRVTRPTRPDKARRLGFKAKQGYVIYRVRVRRGGRKRPVPKGIVYGKPKHQGITQLKFQRNKRSVAEERAGRKLGGLRVLNSYWVNEDSTYKYYEIILIDPAHGAIRNDPRINWICKGVHKHRELRGLTSAGKKYRGLRGKGHLHHKARPSRRATWKRNQTLSLRRYR